A single window of Rubripirellula lacrimiformis DNA harbors:
- a CDS encoding pseudouridine synthase: MPRKNAKKRPAKSASSPTAQRLQRVLAGAGFGSRRQCEELIEAGRIHIDGVVADKLGTTVDPDVSKILVDGVALRKQKTVYYAVNKPVGVVTTNRDPQGRPRVVDLVPPDERVFPVGRLDLSSEGLILLTNDGELSQKLTHPSIGVRKVYRVVVAGKVENETMRKMRQGMYIAEGFVQVDGAKLVKARSRATELEITLSEGKNREIRRILARLGHKVQQLKRIAVGPLRLGDVPPGAYRVLRREEVDKLWSAVEAAEKESASRPPKKKAPASAAKGRAVKKKFPTKSAGPSTRGPATRGPATRGPATKKTGSRTTASRSSGTKPDGIPKGTRKPTRAAAGEAPKSFQLPAKASTGGMVIGGDAKPIVDKTKQKEHVVKPRPKGAKRKEATGGDADSRSGAAKSGAGKRRTGRGFKGKAGGGRPNNQRRTKKR; this comes from the coding sequence ATGCCTCGCAAGAACGCTAAAAAACGTCCCGCCAAGTCCGCCAGTTCACCCACGGCCCAGCGGCTGCAGCGAGTTTTGGCCGGTGCGGGGTTCGGTTCACGCCGCCAATGCGAGGAACTGATCGAAGCTGGCCGCATCCACATCGATGGCGTGGTTGCCGACAAGTTGGGCACGACGGTCGATCCCGACGTCAGCAAAATCTTGGTCGATGGCGTCGCCCTACGCAAACAAAAGACCGTGTATTACGCGGTCAACAAGCCTGTCGGCGTGGTCACCACCAACCGTGACCCGCAGGGGCGACCGCGAGTGGTGGACCTGGTGCCGCCGGACGAACGCGTCTTTCCCGTCGGCCGATTGGACCTCAGCAGCGAGGGGCTGATCCTGCTGACCAACGATGGTGAACTGTCCCAAAAATTGACTCACCCCAGCATCGGTGTTCGTAAGGTTTATCGCGTTGTCGTGGCTGGCAAGGTCGAAAACGAAACGATGCGGAAGATGCGTCAGGGCATGTACATCGCCGAAGGTTTTGTACAGGTCGACGGAGCCAAGTTGGTGAAGGCCCGTTCGCGTGCGACGGAATTGGAAATCACGCTTAGCGAAGGCAAAAACCGCGAAATTCGCCGGATCCTGGCGCGGCTGGGACACAAGGTCCAACAGCTGAAACGGATCGCCGTTGGCCCGTTGCGACTCGGCGACGTACCACCGGGGGCTTACCGGGTGCTGCGACGCGAAGAGGTCGACAAACTGTGGTCGGCGGTCGAGGCGGCCGAAAAGGAATCCGCGTCCCGACCACCCAAGAAAAAGGCTCCCGCATCAGCGGCGAAGGGTCGCGCGGTCAAAAAGAAGTTCCCGACGAAGTCGGCGGGGCCATCAACCCGTGGCCCAGCGACCCGTGGCCCAGCAACCCGTGGCCCAGCAACCAAGAAGACGGGATCTCGGACCACTGCATCACGCAGTTCGGGAACCAAGCCGGACGGCATCCCAAAGGGCACCCGCAAGCCAACCCGAGCGGCTGCTGGCGAAGCGCCCAAGTCGTTCCAGTTGCCGGCCAAGGCGTCGACCGGCGGCATGGTCATTGGTGGGGATGCCAAGCCGATCGTCGACAAGACCAAGCAAAAAGAACATGTCGTCAAGCCGCGTCCCAAGGGCGCCAAGCGAAAAGAGGCGACCGGTGGCGATGCGGATAGCCGATCCGGTGCTGCAAAGTCGGGTGCTGGGAAGCGCAGAACCGGCCGAGGATTCAAAGGAAAGGCTGGCGGCGGTCGGCCCAACAACCAACGACGAACGAAGAAACGCTAA
- the xerD gene encoding site-specific tyrosine recombinase XerD, translated as MAKRTTKLQQLAQTGPTPRAGRATETLCADFLNYLRGECHLAANSIDAYGRDMRRFVTWVGKRRLGDLKVGDLSSYMGELRTFDLAPASVARNIVAVRTFFKFLQLEGIVQDNPAELITTQKMWQRIPSVLTIRQVDAFLRSPKKTDKYWQRDVAMLEVLYATGCRASEVCTLRVRDLSLADRHLRCEGKGGKQRMVPIGSGAINAINRYCEMLRGELAAKVPHPPEELFLSRSGRALDRVQLWRLVKMYAQRVGIDSKISPHSLRHSFATHLLAGGADLRQVQEMLGHASIQTTQIYTHVEHSRLKKVHQQYHPRA; from the coding sequence ATGGCAAAGCGGACTACGAAACTTCAACAGTTAGCACAGACCGGTCCGACGCCGCGTGCTGGCCGAGCCACGGAGACGCTCTGTGCTGACTTTCTTAATTATTTGCGTGGTGAGTGTCACCTGGCGGCCAATTCGATCGATGCTTACGGCCGCGACATGCGACGATTCGTTACCTGGGTCGGAAAGCGACGACTCGGCGATTTGAAGGTTGGCGATCTGTCGTCGTACATGGGCGAACTGCGGACCTTCGACTTGGCGCCCGCCTCGGTCGCCCGAAACATTGTTGCGGTACGAACGTTCTTTAAGTTCTTGCAGCTCGAAGGGATCGTCCAGGACAATCCAGCCGAACTGATCACAACCCAGAAAATGTGGCAGCGCATTCCCAGCGTGCTGACCATCCGCCAAGTCGACGCGTTCCTCCGCTCGCCCAAGAAGACGGACAAGTATTGGCAGCGAGATGTCGCGATGCTGGAAGTTCTGTACGCAACCGGATGCCGTGCATCGGAGGTCTGTACGTTGCGGGTGCGCGACCTGTCTTTGGCCGACCGTCATCTGCGGTGCGAAGGCAAAGGCGGCAAACAGCGGATGGTGCCGATCGGATCGGGAGCGATCAACGCGATCAACCGATACTGTGAAATGTTACGCGGTGAATTGGCGGCCAAGGTGCCGCATCCACCGGAGGAACTCTTCCTCTCGCGAAGCGGACGTGCACTCGATCGCGTCCAGCTTTGGCGGTTGGTCAAGATGTATGCGCAGCGCGTCGGAATCGATTCTAAGATCAGCCCTCACTCGCTGCGACACAGCTTCGCGACTCACCTTCTGGCCGGCGGTGCCGACCTTCGCCAAGTCCAAGAGATGTTGGGCCACGCCAGTATCCAGACCACTCAAATCTACACACACGTCGAGCATTCAAGATTGAAGAAGGTCCACCAGCAGTATCACCCGCGGGCATGA
- a CDS encoding 4Fe-4S dicluster domain-containing protein, whose translation MTHVVAQPCSGCKYTDCVVVCPVECFYEGDQMLYIHPEECIDCEACVPECPVEAIFHEDNLPDEWKSYLELNATKSESGECEVITEKKEPLVDE comes from the coding sequence ATGACTCACGTCGTTGCTCAGCCCTGCTCGGGCTGCAAATACACCGATTGCGTGGTCGTTTGCCCCGTGGAATGTTTCTACGAAGGCGACCAAATGCTGTACATCCATCCGGAAGAATGCATCGACTGCGAAGCCTGCGTTCCCGAGTGCCCCGTCGAGGCGATTTTCCACGAAGATAACCTGCCTGACGAATGGAAGAGCTATCTGGAATTGAATGCCACCAAGTCGGAATCCGGCGAATGCGAAGTCATCACCGAAAAGAAAGAGCCGTTGGTCGACGAGTGA
- a CDS encoding class I SAM-dependent rRNA methyltransferase, with translation MSDTDLSASPTYSAEPIPLRLKPSRQFPFLARHPWVHAHALAEEGRDLACGQVVDLLDHDGNWVARGLCNPASRLRVRLYAYDQATQIDGDLWRSRLDAAIARRQLSSPAGPDEAERLCFSESDLLSGVIIDRYADCVGVQFTAGGLLRWKDEILDHLKSRLADSPSGCRAIMVRVDPKTAKHEGIEAIEHWHNETGIDEPVNYRQNGLDLAVDLRSGQKTGGYLDQRLNHLATAGYLAGRRVLDVCCYHGGFGLVAAKHGAKSVLGLDSSQAALDAAQVAADKNQIENIQFQNGDCFDELKAMGERGDQFDAVILDPPRFAGSRHQVDNAIRAYRRLNASAIDLLPPGGILATCSCSGRVSRSDFLNMLLDVGRRRRRDIVMFENRGPAPDHPVAISCPESDYLKCVIAQVW, from the coding sequence GTGTCCGACACTGACCTATCCGCTTCGCCGACGTACTCCGCCGAACCGATTCCTCTTCGCCTGAAACCATCGCGTCAGTTCCCATTCCTGGCTCGTCACCCCTGGGTTCACGCACACGCATTGGCCGAAGAAGGACGCGATCTGGCCTGTGGACAAGTTGTCGACCTGCTCGATCACGACGGCAACTGGGTGGCTCGCGGACTGTGCAACCCGGCCAGCCGGCTGCGAGTTCGCTTGTACGCCTATGACCAAGCCACCCAGATCGATGGTGATCTGTGGCGATCCCGGCTGGATGCGGCCATCGCCCGTCGGCAACTTTCCTCTCCCGCCGGGCCGGACGAAGCCGAACGTTTGTGTTTCAGCGAATCCGATCTGCTAAGCGGCGTCATCATCGACCGCTATGCCGATTGCGTTGGCGTGCAATTCACCGCGGGGGGGTTGCTGCGTTGGAAGGACGAAATCCTGGACCATCTGAAGTCCCGACTGGCTGATTCCCCATCGGGATGCCGGGCGATCATGGTTCGGGTCGATCCCAAAACAGCAAAACACGAGGGCATCGAGGCGATCGAACACTGGCACAACGAAACGGGAATCGACGAACCGGTCAACTATCGCCAAAACGGCCTGGACCTAGCCGTTGACCTGCGGAGCGGCCAAAAAACGGGCGGTTATCTGGACCAACGATTGAATCATTTGGCGACTGCGGGTTATCTGGCCGGTCGACGCGTCTTAGATGTGTGCTGCTATCACGGCGGTTTTGGACTGGTGGCTGCCAAGCACGGTGCCAAGTCCGTTTTGGGCCTGGACAGCAGCCAAGCGGCGCTCGATGCGGCACAAGTCGCAGCGGATAAAAACCAAATCGAAAACATCCAGTTTCAGAACGGAGACTGCTTTGACGAACTGAAAGCCATGGGCGAACGCGGGGATCAGTTTGACGCGGTGATTTTGGACCCACCTCGGTTTGCGGGATCACGGCACCAAGTCGACAACGCAATCCGAGCCTACCGACGGCTCAACGCGTCCGCAATCGACCTCCTTCCACCGGGCGGTATCCTAGCCACCTGCAGTTGCAGCGGCCGAGTATCCCGATCGGACTTTTTGAACATGTTGTTGGACGTCGGACGACGAAGACGGCGCGACATCGTGATGTTCGAAAATCGCGGTCCGGCGCCGGATCACCCTGTCGCGATCTCGTGTCCCGAAAGCGACTACCTGAAATGCGTGATCGCTCAAGTTTGGTAG
- a CDS encoding dihydroorotate dehydrogenase electron transfer subunit: MSKLHADHYADAMTQVDAAIIENELVGEQTYRVRLAAPAIAASVVPGQFVMIRLKGLNSPLIGRALAVYDVVSDASGDPHFIDLVYLKKGVLTTALAASQVGTEVTLWGPLGNGFSNRTCDRLIMAVGGIGQTPMLLLGQEAIGSRTFGLNRDSGWATSAELIYGARRSSLLAGVEDFQAAGFDVTLCTDDGSVGQQRLVPDVLADRLRDIPPGTSVRVVTCGPEIMMQKVSQACAAAGVDCQVSMETPMACGIGICFSCVAQVRQDNGEWDYKRTCVEGPIFDAEKICWE; the protein is encoded by the coding sequence ATGTCAAAACTGCATGCTGACCACTATGCCGACGCGATGACACAGGTCGACGCGGCGATCATTGAAAACGAACTGGTCGGCGAACAAACTTACCGCGTCCGGTTGGCCGCGCCCGCGATCGCTGCGTCCGTGGTGCCCGGCCAATTTGTGATGATCCGGCTGAAGGGCCTGAATTCGCCGCTGATCGGTCGCGCCTTGGCTGTCTACGATGTGGTCTCGGATGCCTCGGGGGATCCACACTTCATCGATTTGGTGTATCTGAAAAAGGGCGTGCTGACGACGGCTTTGGCCGCATCCCAAGTCGGCACCGAAGTCACTCTTTGGGGCCCGCTTGGCAACGGTTTTTCGAACCGAACCTGCGACCGGTTGATCATGGCCGTCGGCGGGATCGGACAAACACCGATGCTGTTGTTGGGGCAGGAAGCGATCGGATCGCGGACCTTCGGACTCAATCGCGATAGCGGCTGGGCCACCAGTGCTGAATTGATCTACGGCGCCCGCCGATCCAGTTTATTGGCCGGCGTGGAAGATTTTCAGGCGGCTGGTTTCGATGTCACGTTGTGCACCGACGATGGTTCGGTGGGCCAGCAGCGATTGGTGCCAGATGTCTTGGCGGATCGGCTGCGTGATATCCCGCCGGGGACGTCGGTGCGAGTGGTGACCTGCGGCCCCGAGATCATGATGCAGAAGGTTTCCCAGGCCTGTGCAGCGGCCGGTGTCGATTGCCAGGTATCGATGGAAACGCCGATGGCGTGCGGCATCGGCATCTGTTTCTCCTGCGTCGCCCAAGTCCGCCAAGACAACGGAGAATGGGATTACAAACGGACCTGTGTCGAAGGCCCGATCTTTGACGCCGAAAAGATCTGCTGGGAATAA
- a CDS encoding NADPH-dependent assimilatory sulfite reductase hemoprotein subunit, whose amino-acid sequence MSTDTPKLSPVEKIKEASAYLKGTIGEEISEPIDHFNKDNLQLLKFHGSYQQDDRDARLTAKKSGGGKAYSMMLRLRIPGGRITSQQFLSMLDLCEEFGNATMKVTTRQTIQLHGIVKDDLRPTIDRINKLALSTLAACGDVNRNIMCCPAKHSSNVHAQIQALTDKLVPAMAPQTKAYHELWITDTDSGEKSLAGGGPDPDAAVHGELSGDPVEPLYGSTYLPRKFKIGIALPDDNCIDVYTQDLGLLAVVRDGNVIGYNVLVGGGMGTTPSAAKTFPALAKRMAFATPEQVIGVCQCVLKVQRDNGNRADRKIARLKYVIADWGVEKFRAEVEKYYGEKLADCTEDDVHEVDDHMGWQDQGDGKWSYGLNIENGRLYDDDKHQLKAGLRAVCHEFKSEIRMTGHQSVIFTDIAESDKDKLIGLIKEHHIPTTEETSTVRRWSMSCVALPTCGLAITESERRLPSIIDGLEQPLAKLGLEKERFTIRMTGCPNGCARPYNADMALVGKAKGKYTLFVGGGWLGNRMAFVYKDLVPDDIIVDEMVAVFAAYKANRDAGESFGDFCNRVSRDDLEVMAAAAPKP is encoded by the coding sequence ATGTCTACCGACACACCGAAATTAAGCCCCGTCGAAAAAATCAAAGAGGCCAGCGCCTACCTGAAAGGCACGATCGGCGAAGAGATCAGTGAACCGATCGATCACTTCAACAAAGACAATTTGCAGTTGTTGAAGTTCCACGGCTCGTACCAACAGGACGACCGAGATGCGCGGCTGACGGCCAAAAAGTCGGGTGGGGGGAAAGCTTATTCGATGATGCTTCGCCTGCGGATTCCCGGCGGACGAATCACGTCTCAGCAATTCTTGTCGATGCTGGATCTGTGCGAAGAATTCGGCAATGCGACGATGAAGGTGACCACTCGTCAAACGATCCAGCTGCACGGCATCGTCAAAGACGACCTGCGTCCAACCATCGACCGCATCAACAAGCTGGCCCTTTCGACCTTGGCCGCCTGTGGCGACGTGAACCGCAACATCATGTGCTGCCCGGCCAAGCACAGCAGCAACGTGCACGCACAGATCCAAGCCCTGACCGACAAACTGGTGCCAGCGATGGCGCCACAAACCAAGGCCTATCACGAACTTTGGATCACCGATACCGATTCGGGCGAAAAGTCGCTCGCAGGCGGTGGTCCCGATCCGGACGCAGCCGTCCATGGCGAACTGAGTGGTGACCCGGTGGAACCGCTGTACGGTTCGACATACCTGCCTCGTAAATTCAAGATCGGTATCGCCCTTCCCGACGACAACTGCATCGACGTTTACACCCAGGACCTGGGATTGCTGGCCGTCGTCCGTGACGGAAACGTGATCGGATACAACGTCTTAGTCGGTGGCGGCATGGGCACCACACCGTCGGCCGCCAAAACGTTCCCGGCATTGGCCAAGCGAATGGCGTTTGCGACCCCGGAACAGGTGATCGGGGTTTGCCAGTGCGTGCTGAAAGTTCAACGTGACAATGGCAACCGCGCCGACCGCAAGATCGCTCGGCTGAAATACGTGATCGCCGATTGGGGTGTCGAGAAGTTCCGCGCCGAAGTCGAAAAGTACTACGGCGAAAAACTAGCCGACTGCACCGAAGACGATGTGCACGAAGTCGACGACCACATGGGCTGGCAAGACCAGGGCGATGGCAAATGGTCCTATGGATTGAACATCGAAAACGGCCGCCTGTATGACGACGACAAACACCAACTGAAGGCCGGACTGCGTGCGGTCTGTCACGAATTCAAATCTGAAATTCGAATGACGGGCCACCAGAGCGTGATCTTCACGGACATCGCCGAATCGGACAAAGACAAACTGATCGGCCTGATCAAAGAACACCACATCCCAACGACCGAAGAAACCAGCACGGTCCGGCGCTGGTCGATGTCCTGTGTGGCACTGCCCACCTGCGGACTTGCGATCACCGAAAGCGAACGACGACTGCCATCGATCATCGATGGACTGGAACAACCGCTGGCCAAGTTGGGCCTGGAAAAAGAACGCTTCACGATCCGCATGACGGGTTGCCCCAATGGTTGCGCCCGACCGTACAACGCCGACATGGCGTTGGTCGGCAAAGCCAAGGGCAAGTACACGCTGTTCGTCGGTGGCGGTTGGTTGGGAAACCGAATGGCCTTCGTCTACAAGGACCTAGTGCCCGACGACATCATCGTCGACGAAATGGTCGCGGTCTTTGCGGCCTACAAAGCGAATCGGGATGCCGGCGAATCGTTCGGCGATTTCTGCAACCGAGTCAGCCGAGACGACCTAGAAGTGATGGCAGCCGCAGCACCCAAGCCGTAA
- the galE gene encoding UDP-glucose 4-epimerase GalE gives MNVLVVGGAGYIGSHAVRLLIDAGHTVTVYDNLSRGHAAAVPAGMLVQGDLADRAKVVSTLREKKIDAVMHFAAFALVNESVNDPSLYYRNNVIAALELLDAMREADVKKIVFSSTTATYGEPDIVPIPETTPQQPINPYGFTKLVIEQALADYAAAYGFAYAALRYFNAAGARPDATIGEDHDPESHLIPIVLQVALGQREKITVFGDDYPTPDGTCIRDYIHIDDLGEAHLKAMEKLEPGKGLCVNLGTGRGTSVREIIDACREVTGHAIPEVMGQRRAGDPPELVADARLAKELLGWEARYTDVKSIIDTAWRWHQSHPQGYATKK, from the coding sequence ATGAATGTTTTGGTTGTCGGTGGCGCCGGCTATATCGGTTCCCACGCGGTTCGTCTGTTGATCGACGCCGGCCACACGGTCACGGTCTACGACAACCTGTCACGCGGGCATGCGGCGGCGGTCCCCGCAGGGATGCTGGTGCAGGGCGATCTGGCGGACCGCGCAAAAGTGGTCTCGACGCTGCGAGAGAAAAAGATCGACGCCGTGATGCACTTCGCCGCCTTTGCGTTGGTCAACGAATCGGTCAACGACCCGTCGTTGTACTACCGCAACAATGTCATCGCAGCCTTGGAATTGCTGGATGCGATGCGCGAAGCCGACGTCAAGAAGATCGTCTTCAGCAGCACCACGGCGACGTACGGCGAACCCGACATTGTGCCGATCCCCGAAACCACACCTCAACAACCGATCAATCCCTACGGGTTCACGAAACTGGTCATCGAACAGGCGCTAGCGGACTACGCGGCGGCCTACGGGTTTGCGTATGCGGCACTGCGTTACTTCAACGCCGCCGGTGCCCGTCCCGACGCGACGATCGGCGAGGACCATGATCCTGAATCGCACCTGATCCCGATCGTGTTGCAAGTCGCGCTTGGACAACGCGAAAAAATCACCGTGTTCGGCGATGACTACCCCACCCCGGACGGGACCTGCATCCGCGACTACATCCACATCGACGACCTGGGCGAAGCTCACCTGAAGGCGATGGAAAAACTGGAACCCGGCAAAGGCCTATGCGTGAATCTGGGCACCGGACGGGGCACCAGCGTTCGTGAAATCATCGACGCCTGCCGCGAAGTCACCGGTCACGCGATTCCCGAAGTGATGGGCCAGCGGCGTGCGGGCGATCCACCCGAACTGGTTGCCGATGCACGTCTGGCCAAAGAACTGCTGGGATGGGAAGCCCGATACACGGACGTCAAATCGATCATCGACACCGCTTGGAGATGGCACCAAAGCCATCCCCAAGGCTACGCGACGAAAAAGTAA
- the folD gene encoding bifunctional methylenetetrahydrofolate dehydrogenase/methenyltetrahydrofolate cyclohydrolase FolD, whose product MTAKLLDGKRIAAEIRDEVAEQVRQFVQAGGPTPCLVAVLVGEDPASQVYVRNKSRACEKSGIEGRTMRLPASTTQDELVDVVRGLNQDDSVHGILVQLPLPADGNGGSGFDERSILDTVDPRKDVDAFSPVNVGLLMQGRPRFLPCTPHGIVQMLHREKISVAGKHVVVIGRSDIVGKPMAMMLAQRDGSCGRDVANATVTIAHSRTANLAQLCRGADVLIAAVGVPEMISGDMVGDGAVVIDVGINRVEDGQGGYKLVGDVNFEQARGKASAITPVPGGVGPLTIAMLLHNTLLAAKGIHAKA is encoded by the coding sequence ATGACAGCCAAGCTATTGGACGGCAAACGCATTGCCGCCGAAATCCGTGATGAAGTGGCCGAGCAAGTGCGACAGTTTGTCCAGGCGGGCGGTCCGACGCCCTGTTTGGTCGCTGTCCTTGTTGGGGAAGACCCAGCTAGCCAGGTGTATGTTCGCAATAAATCTCGGGCTTGCGAGAAGTCAGGGATCGAGGGACGGACGATGCGGTTGCCCGCAAGCACCACTCAGGACGAACTGGTCGACGTCGTTCGCGGGCTCAACCAAGACGATTCGGTTCACGGGATTCTGGTCCAGTTGCCGCTGCCGGCCGACGGCAATGGCGGATCCGGATTCGACGAACGATCCATTTTAGACACCGTCGATCCTCGCAAAGATGTCGACGCATTTTCGCCGGTGAACGTGGGACTGCTGATGCAAGGTCGTCCCCGTTTTCTGCCCTGCACCCCACACGGGATTGTGCAGATGTTGCACCGCGAAAAAATCTCGGTCGCTGGCAAGCACGTGGTCGTGATCGGACGCAGCGACATCGTCGGCAAACCGATGGCGATGATGTTGGCCCAGCGGGACGGTTCGTGCGGGCGGGATGTCGCCAACGCAACCGTCACCATCGCTCATAGCCGGACGGCGAACCTTGCCCAGTTGTGCCGTGGGGCGGACGTCTTGATCGCTGCCGTCGGCGTGCCGGAAATGATCAGTGGCGACATGGTTGGCGACGGTGCGGTCGTGATCGACGTGGGGATCAACCGCGTCGAAGACGGCCAAGGCGGCTACAAGCTGGTCGGCGATGTCAACTTTGAACAGGCCCGCGGAAAGGCATCGGCGATCACGCCGGTACCCGGTGGTGTTGGCCCGCTGACGATCGCCATGTTGCTGCACAACACTTTGTTGGCGGCCAAGGGAATCCACGCCAAGGCATAG
- a CDS encoding FHA domain-containing protein yields MTGVTLKILHGADRGKVYETLEPPFTVGREEGNDIQLNDERVSRCHFKVQRDNDRLVLTDLDSTNGTKVNGTECQLKILRHGDLIAVGRSLMLVGSESQIAARLAAMGTDNPTLSREMASSESSIVVQLNHESKSPFPAEVIQIQEVPAIPDDLSPGQKAQLCEILDYLQSRLHRLIESARTDEANQEVALKLSAWQRMLDTQSRLAAMTRQIADPDWTGND; encoded by the coding sequence ATGACGGGCGTAACCCTCAAGATCCTCCACGGCGCCGACCGCGGCAAAGTTTACGAAACGCTGGAACCTCCCTTCACCGTGGGCCGCGAGGAAGGGAACGATATCCAGCTGAACGACGAACGGGTCAGTCGCTGTCACTTCAAAGTCCAACGGGACAACGACCGCTTGGTGCTGACCGATTTGGACAGCACCAACGGGACCAAGGTCAACGGCACCGAGTGCCAATTGAAGATCCTGAGGCACGGGGACCTGATCGCGGTGGGACGCAGTTTGATGCTGGTCGGATCGGAGTCGCAAATCGCGGCTCGCCTGGCCGCCATGGGAACCGACAACCCAACGCTTAGTCGCGAAATGGCGTCGTCCGAAAGCTCGATCGTTGTCCAGTTGAATCATGAATCGAAGAGTCCGTTCCCGGCCGAAGTGATTCAGATCCAAGAGGTGCCAGCGATCCCAGATGATCTATCGCCAGGCCAGAAGGCTCAGCTTTGCGAGATCCTGGACTACCTGCAATCGCGTCTGCATCGATTGATCGAATCGGCGCGAACCGACGAGGCCAATCAAGAGGTTGCATTGAAGCTATCCGCTTGGCAACGCATGCTGGACACTCAAAGCCGACTCGCTGCGATGACCCGTCAAATTGCCGACCCCGATTGGACCGGCAACGATTAG